One Mycolicibacterium crocinum DNA window includes the following coding sequences:
- a CDS encoding alpha/beta fold hydrolase, with amino-acid sequence MSITTAAASDGDLEFVVAGPGVELAAHRSGAGPAVLLTPGLGMPSSTWDLCGLPQSLVEAGFQVVRYSARGMAPSSAPPAPYTVADLAGDAAAVLGHYQIDHATIVGYSMGCYTAQMLLRSRPALVGALVLFAGLQPSPVGAMVGEMELGLIERYGEVPREVLVFEQLLTTLHSSMLQDPSTVRAWQQVLSAGYEVGWSGPEGFRGQLTASQEWISAGEPTPESLAAIDVPTLVLAFEHDLFFPPALCAAAARQIPSALFAQIEDAGHGGIFTGPGGSVEMIVEFCRRNIRK; translated from the coding sequence ATGAGCATCACAACCGCTGCAGCGTCGGACGGCGACCTCGAGTTCGTCGTCGCGGGACCCGGCGTGGAATTGGCGGCACACAGATCGGGCGCCGGCCCAGCGGTGCTGCTGACGCCGGGGCTGGGGATGCCGAGTAGTACCTGGGACTTGTGTGGGCTCCCGCAGTCCTTGGTTGAAGCGGGGTTTCAAGTCGTCAGGTACTCCGCTCGCGGAATGGCGCCGTCCTCGGCGCCGCCGGCCCCGTATACGGTGGCGGACTTGGCCGGCGATGCCGCAGCCGTTCTCGGCCATTACCAGATCGACCACGCCACGATCGTGGGTTATTCGATGGGGTGCTACACGGCTCAGATGCTGCTGCGCAGCAGACCTGCGCTGGTGGGTGCGCTTGTGCTGTTCGCCGGACTGCAGCCGTCGCCGGTAGGTGCCATGGTCGGTGAGATGGAACTCGGACTGATCGAGCGGTACGGCGAGGTGCCCCGGGAGGTGCTGGTCTTCGAGCAGCTGTTGACAACTCTTCACTCGTCGATGCTCCAGGACCCGTCGACGGTGAGAGCGTGGCAGCAGGTGCTGTCGGCCGGCTATGAGGTGGGCTGGTCCGGGCCCGAGGGGTTTCGCGGACAGTTGACAGCGTCGCAAGAATGGATCAGCGCAGGCGAACCGACCCCGGAGAGTCTGGCGGCGATCGACGTGCCCACCCTGGTACTCGCGTTCGAACACGACTTGTTTTTTCCGCCGGCGCTGTGTGCGGCGGCCGCTCGACAGATTCCCTCGGCGCTCTTCGCGCAAATTGAGGATGCCGGCCACGGAGGGATCTTCACCGGTCCCGGAGGCAGTGTGGAAATGATCGTGGAGTTCTGCCGCAGAAATATTCGCAAGTGA
- a CDS encoding zinc-binding dehydrogenase gives MAGDLPDKALELRSLVTSAGKLELSLHEVDVPTPQDNEVLVRIEAAPINPSDLGLLVSSADMAKAEVTGTKDRPVVTAPIEATQALTARLDQSLPVGNEGAGTVIAAGSSDAAQALLGKTVGIAGGAMYSQYRAVDARACLVLPDGASARDGASSFVNPLTALGMTETMRREGHSALVHTAAASNLGQMLVKLCQKDGIPLVNIVRKPEQEELLKSLGAEHVLNSTSPTFDADLVTALTATKATLAFDATGGGTLASQILNAMEEAANATAGEYSRYGSSVHKQVYIYGALDTSPTVLTRNFGMAWGLGGWLLRPFLASAGAETIGRLRARVADELTTTFASSYTREVSLAGMLQPEAFNEYVKRATGEKFLVTPQTVP, from the coding sequence ATGGCCGGAGATCTCCCCGACAAAGCTCTAGAGCTGCGATCGCTGGTCACCTCGGCCGGCAAGCTTGAACTCTCGCTGCACGAGGTCGATGTCCCCACGCCGCAGGACAACGAGGTGCTGGTACGGATCGAGGCTGCACCGATCAACCCGTCGGACCTCGGCCTCTTGGTGTCCAGCGCCGACATGGCCAAGGCAGAGGTGACCGGCACGAAGGACCGCCCCGTCGTCACCGCACCGATCGAAGCGACCCAAGCGCTGACAGCGCGGCTCGACCAGTCCCTCCCCGTCGGCAACGAGGGGGCGGGCACCGTCATCGCGGCCGGATCATCCGACGCAGCCCAAGCCCTCCTCGGTAAAACCGTCGGTATCGCAGGCGGCGCGATGTACTCCCAATACCGCGCCGTCGATGCACGAGCATGTCTTGTCCTCCCCGACGGCGCCTCTGCGCGCGACGGAGCCTCCTCGTTCGTCAATCCGCTGACCGCGCTCGGCATGACGGAAACGATGCGCCGCGAAGGACATTCGGCCCTTGTGCACACCGCCGCCGCATCAAACCTCGGGCAGATGCTGGTCAAGCTCTGCCAGAAAGACGGCATCCCGCTGGTCAACATCGTCCGCAAGCCCGAGCAAGAGGAACTGTTGAAGTCCCTCGGCGCCGAGCACGTCCTGAACTCCACGTCGCCGACCTTCGACGCCGATCTGGTCACAGCACTCACCGCGACCAAAGCGACGCTGGCGTTCGACGCCACGGGCGGCGGAACGCTGGCTAGCCAGATCCTCAATGCCATGGAGGAAGCGGCCAACGCCACTGCGGGGGAGTACTCCCGGTACGGGTCGAGCGTCCACAAGCAGGTGTATATCTACGGCGCGCTCGACACCAGCCCGACAGTCCTCACCAGGAATTTCGGTATGGCATGGGGGCTCGGTGGATGGTTGCTGAGGCCATTTCTGGCGAGCGCAGGCGCCGAGACCATCGGTCGGTTGCGCGCTCGCGTGGCCGACGAACTCACCACGACCTTCGCAAGTAGCTACACCCGCGAGGTATCCCTTGCCGGCATGCTCCAGCCCGAGGCGTTCAACGAATACGTGAAGCGGGCCACGGGGGAGAAGTTCCTCGTCACGCCGCAGACTGTCCCCTAA
- the mbp1 gene encoding microaggregate-binding protein 1 — MGNSGPEEAVKGIVEDVKGKAKEVVGIVTDKDDLREEGRAQQDKAEAARDAAKKEAEADAARAAEKAAEARQKAAE, encoded by the coding sequence GTGGGCAATAGCGGACCCGAAGAGGCAGTCAAAGGCATCGTCGAAGACGTGAAGGGCAAGGCGAAGGAAGTCGTCGGCATCGTCACCGATAAGGACGATCTGCGCGAAGAGGGCCGCGCTCAGCAGGACAAGGCTGAGGCCGCCCGCGATGCGGCCAAGAAGGAGGCCGAAGCCGACGCTGCGCGTGCTGCGGAAAAGGCGGCGGAAGCTCGGCAAAAGGCTGCCGAGTAG
- a CDS encoding GAF domain-containing protein, which translates to MPDAEPHKTDTTPGLAPVAGQLERIAAQLGVKSVLVMRSEDDSMVVAATAGEATQHYTVGAAGKKALADASRVPLYCERVVDGNDALFVRDSREDPTFAGNEDEVEFGLHNYLGLPVHDGSGRVVGTVCVLDDAARDYTDEQRAQLSSLAADVERIVERDSGALG; encoded by the coding sequence ATGCCTGACGCCGAACCCCACAAGACGGACACCACACCCGGGCTCGCGCCCGTGGCCGGTCAGCTCGAAAGGATCGCGGCGCAATTGGGGGTGAAGTCAGTTCTGGTCATGCGCTCCGAAGACGATTCGATGGTGGTCGCAGCCACCGCGGGCGAGGCCACCCAGCACTACACGGTCGGGGCGGCAGGCAAGAAAGCGCTGGCAGACGCATCCAGGGTGCCGTTGTACTGCGAACGTGTGGTCGACGGCAACGATGCTCTCTTCGTGCGTGACTCGCGTGAGGACCCGACGTTCGCCGGCAACGAAGACGAGGTCGAGTTCGGTCTGCACAACTACCTCGGGCTACCGGTGCACGACGGGTCGGGCCGAGTTGTCGGGACCGTGTGCGTGCTCGATGACGCCGCGCGTGACTACACCGATGAGCAGCGCGCACAGCTGTCGTCGTTAGCCGCGGATGTGGAGCGGATCGTCGAGCGCGACAGCGGCGCGCTGGGCTGA
- a CDS encoding PE-PPE domain-containing protein, whose protein sequence is MRKVSLVMVALGAVLLVAFTPLTSVAIAVAATALIMGGTGHPLSLPQETTEYIANYVHNADGVYVAPSGLCVGGDPGCALLAVYTPEEFPIATGLQAMPFDESVAIGLANLDSCVRGQSCTVTEPPFTATGPQVLTDTSYVVYGYSQSANIAAKEKYDLIAHPLPGATVGFVVTSNPNRPNGGILERFVGAYLPIFGVTFDGAMTTNSPQPAPLTTVDVVLQYDPVSDFPTNPLNVLADLNVALGFLYFHPETAYFAATSVELQGQYQDTTYYLVPAKTLPLLMPLEQIPVIGPPIAATLDPPLRVLVEAGYDRTINPGQPTPAKYLYTPNLIKTAIDFVKAIPTGWDNGIALITGDPANRPFRTTPQGVYGVGGPPVYTGAVDPYGPPTPYAPATSHRAAPKPHAMGHLRQRPKVGTLRPASPVGGRAHAHRASARRASASASADS, encoded by the coding sequence ATGCGCAAGGTGAGCCTAGTGATGGTCGCGCTCGGTGCCGTGCTGCTGGTGGCGTTCACGCCGTTGACGTCGGTGGCCATAGCAGTGGCCGCGACTGCGCTGATCATGGGTGGCACGGGCCACCCGCTGAGCCTTCCCCAAGAGACAACGGAGTACATCGCCAACTACGTACACAACGCGGACGGGGTGTACGTCGCGCCCTCGGGATTGTGTGTCGGGGGTGACCCTGGGTGTGCCCTGCTGGCGGTGTACACACCCGAAGAATTTCCTATCGCCACCGGCCTGCAGGCCATGCCGTTCGATGAATCCGTGGCGATCGGGCTGGCGAATCTCGACTCCTGTGTGCGCGGACAGTCGTGCACTGTCACCGAACCCCCGTTCACCGCTACCGGGCCGCAGGTTCTTACCGACACTTCCTATGTGGTGTACGGGTATTCGCAGAGTGCCAACATCGCCGCCAAAGAGAAGTACGACCTGATCGCGCATCCGCTGCCCGGCGCCACAGTCGGATTCGTCGTCACGTCCAATCCGAACCGGCCCAATGGCGGAATTCTCGAACGCTTTGTGGGCGCCTACCTCCCGATCTTCGGAGTGACTTTCGACGGTGCGATGACCACCAATTCGCCGCAGCCCGCCCCACTGACGACGGTCGACGTCGTGCTTCAATACGACCCGGTATCGGACTTTCCGACGAACCCGCTCAACGTGCTGGCCGACCTCAACGTCGCACTCGGCTTCCTCTACTTCCACCCCGAAACCGCATACTTCGCAGCGACTTCCGTTGAGCTGCAGGGCCAATATCAAGACACGACGTACTATCTCGTTCCCGCCAAGACATTGCCTCTGCTCATGCCGCTGGAACAGATTCCCGTCATCGGGCCGCCCATCGCGGCGACGCTCGATCCGCCACTGCGGGTCTTGGTCGAAGCGGGCTACGATCGCACGATCAATCCAGGCCAACCGACTCCGGCCAAATATCTCTACACTCCCAACCTCATCAAGACAGCGATCGACTTCGTGAAGGCGATCCCGACTGGATGGGACAACGGCATCGCCCTGATTACCGGCGATCCCGCCAATCGGCCGTTCCGCACCACCCCTCAAGGGGTGTACGGCGTAGGCGGCCCACCGGTGTACACCGGCGCGGTCGATCCCTACGGCCCGCCAACGCCGTATGCGCCGGCCACCTCCCATCGGGCAGCACCGAAGCCCCACGCAATGGGCCACCTTCGTCAACGACCGAAAGTCGGGACGCTCCGTCCGGCGTCACCGGTCGGCGGACGCGCTCACGCGCACCGGGCGAGTGCGCGCCGAGCGTCAGCGTCAGCGTCCGCTGACTCGTGA
- a CDS encoding threonine aldolase family protein, translated as MDRVPAVSSAFASDNAAPAHPIALEAIVAANTGTTTSYGHDPVTQRAADRIRDTFDSPNADVLFAFTGTGANIIALASAVRPFHEILCTDIAHSLLDEAGGPTLVSGASLVALPSDDGILDPAQLDRRITRRGDVHHSQPRIVTITQSTENGRVWQPDGIAAFIDHAHELDLLVHVDGSRIANAIAALDVPPALAVGDADIVTIGGTKNGMLFGDAILVRRPEHFAGIEFVQKQIGHLASKHRYVSAQFDAMLTDGIWLQAAGHANAMAARLSAGITNLGLHLSSPTEANEVFVDLPAEALDSVREHFAVHAPDPHKPPVRFVCSWATTEADVEAALAALAQAKTV; from the coding sequence ATGGACAGGGTGCCCGCCGTATCCAGCGCATTTGCCTCCGACAACGCCGCCCCAGCACACCCCATCGCTCTCGAAGCGATCGTCGCCGCCAACACCGGAACCACCACGTCTTACGGTCACGACCCCGTCACCCAACGCGCGGCCGATCGGATCAGGGACACCTTCGACTCCCCCAACGCCGACGTCCTCTTCGCGTTCACCGGCACCGGCGCCAACATCATCGCGCTGGCCTCAGCGGTGCGGCCCTTCCACGAGATCCTGTGCACCGATATCGCTCATTCGCTCCTCGATGAGGCCGGTGGCCCCACCCTGGTGTCGGGTGCCAGCCTGGTCGCATTGCCCAGTGACGACGGCATCCTCGATCCGGCGCAGCTGGACCGGCGCATCACCCGGCGCGGCGACGTGCACCACTCCCAGCCGCGCATCGTCACCATCACCCAGTCCACCGAGAACGGCCGCGTGTGGCAGCCCGACGGAATCGCCGCCTTCATCGACCACGCCCACGAGCTCGACCTGCTGGTGCACGTCGACGGCTCCCGGATCGCCAATGCCATTGCCGCCCTTGATGTTCCGCCCGCACTGGCGGTCGGCGACGCCGACATCGTCACGATCGGCGGCACCAAGAACGGGATGCTGTTCGGCGACGCGATCCTGGTCCGCCGTCCCGAACACTTCGCGGGCATCGAATTCGTCCAGAAGCAGATCGGTCACCTGGCGAGCAAACACCGTTACGTATCAGCGCAATTCGACGCCATGCTCACCGATGGCATCTGGCTGCAGGCGGCCGGGCACGCCAACGCGATGGCTGCTCGGCTCAGCGCCGGAATCACCAATCTCGGCCTGCACCTGAGCTCACCCACCGAGGCCAACGAAGTGTTCGTCGACCTTCCCGCCGAAGCATTGGACTCCGTGCGCGAACATTTCGCCGTGCATGCGCCCGACCCGCACAAGCCCCCGGTCCGGTTCGTCTGCTCCTGGGCCACCACCGAGGCCGACGTCGAGGCCGCTCTGGCGGCGCTGGCTCAGGCGAAGACGGTCTGA
- a CDS encoding ATP-grasp domain-containing protein — protein sequence MPLPISRFSSSVTETFRTPRPRHAPVDWVRSLGRIARQRCVDLVVPVHEGTEILAGVLARYPELMPASTTVLMSRLDLVARLENKYEFQNALKEQGVPTLDFGLVHSREDIEALDFRHDETFALKRVYSRGSQEVYKVHPGEPLPSDLTFEPTNPWLAQRWAEGTSYCSYSVCHDGEIKAHAVYPLRYAIDGTSGLTFESVRHERITAWVRQCVKAFRFSGQVGFDFIEEADQKLWSVECNPRATSGVLLFDPETRVDRAFFGVNEDVIIPRPGARKMLGPGMLMYGWRKSSLPGNTFRGFIRDFRRTDGVIFSRRDPKPGLALPIAMGNVLAEAIRYRVNIPAAFLYDHNWDGASPVDG from the coding sequence GTGCCCTTGCCCATCAGCAGGTTTTCCTCGTCGGTGACCGAAACCTTTCGAACGCCGCGGCCGAGGCACGCGCCCGTCGACTGGGTTCGCAGCCTCGGCCGAATTGCCCGCCAGCGATGCGTCGACCTGGTCGTTCCCGTACACGAGGGAACCGAGATCCTGGCCGGCGTGCTCGCCCGGTACCCCGAGTTGATGCCGGCCTCCACAACCGTGTTGATGTCACGCCTGGATCTGGTAGCGCGACTCGAGAACAAGTACGAGTTCCAGAACGCACTGAAAGAACAGGGTGTTCCCACCCTTGATTTCGGGTTGGTACACAGCCGCGAGGATATCGAGGCACTGGACTTTCGCCACGATGAAACCTTCGCGCTCAAGCGGGTTTACTCGCGCGGCTCCCAGGAGGTTTACAAGGTACATCCCGGCGAGCCGCTCCCGAGCGATCTCACCTTCGAGCCGACCAACCCATGGCTCGCCCAACGGTGGGCGGAGGGAACAAGCTACTGCTCGTATTCGGTGTGCCACGACGGCGAGATCAAAGCACACGCCGTCTATCCGCTGCGCTATGCAATCGATGGCACATCCGGCCTCACGTTCGAATCTGTCCGGCATGAGCGCATCACCGCTTGGGTACGTCAGTGCGTCAAGGCGTTCCGCTTCAGCGGGCAAGTCGGATTCGACTTCATCGAGGAGGCCGACCAAAAGCTCTGGTCGGTCGAATGCAATCCGCGGGCAACAAGCGGCGTACTGCTGTTCGACCCCGAGACAAGGGTCGACAGGGCATTCTTCGGCGTGAACGAGGATGTGATCATCCCGCGGCCCGGAGCGCGAAAGATGCTCGGCCCCGGAATGCTCATGTACGGATGGCGCAAATCATCATTGCCGGGTAACACATTTCGCGGATTCATCCGGGATTTCCGCCGCACTGACGGAGTGATATTCTCCAGGCGCGACCCCAAGCCGGGCCTGGCGCTACCGATAGCCATGGGAAACGTCCTCGCCGAAGCGATCCGTTACCGGGTGAACATCCCGGCGGCTTTTCTGTACGACCACAACTGGGACGGCGCGAGCCCGGTCGACGGTTGA
- a CDS encoding LLM class flavin-dependent oxidoreductase has product MTVKLHWFLPTYGDSRNIVGGGHGTPAGAAGGDREASIDYLASIVRAAEQFGFTGALIPTGAWCEDAFITAALLARETSSLAFLVAFRPGLVSPTLSAQMAATFAKHAPGRILLNVVVGGEAHEQRAFGDHLDKDARYQRCDEFLEVVRRLWAGETVTYKGEYIDVEEANLAAPPNPVPPLYFGGSSQAAGPVAARHSDVYLTWGEPPAAVTQKIQWIRQEAEKYGRTVRFGIRLHTISRDDSAAAWEQADRLVAALDEETVRKAQEGLARSQSEGQRRMLALHEANRANGTWSDARALEIAPNLWSGVGLVRGGAGTALVGSHTEVADRIAEYADIGIDEFIFSGYPHLEELFWFGEGVVPILRERGLFNAGAPEEPSVSIPFVGASR; this is encoded by the coding sequence ATGACGGTGAAGCTGCACTGGTTCCTGCCCACCTATGGCGACAGTCGGAACATCGTCGGCGGCGGCCACGGCACGCCGGCCGGTGCCGCCGGGGGTGATCGCGAGGCCTCCATCGACTATCTGGCCTCGATCGTGCGCGCAGCCGAACAGTTCGGTTTCACGGGTGCGTTGATCCCGACCGGTGCGTGGTGCGAGGACGCGTTCATCACCGCCGCTCTGCTCGCGCGGGAGACGTCATCGCTGGCCTTCCTGGTGGCGTTCCGCCCGGGGCTGGTCAGCCCGACGCTGTCGGCTCAGATGGCGGCTACGTTCGCCAAGCACGCGCCGGGTCGGATCCTGCTCAACGTCGTGGTCGGCGGAGAGGCTCACGAGCAACGTGCCTTCGGTGACCATCTCGACAAGGACGCGCGGTATCAGCGCTGCGATGAGTTCCTCGAGGTGGTGCGCCGGCTGTGGGCCGGCGAAACCGTCACGTACAAGGGCGAATACATTGACGTCGAGGAAGCCAATCTGGCGGCGCCACCGAACCCGGTGCCACCGCTGTACTTTGGCGGTAGCTCGCAAGCCGCCGGCCCGGTGGCGGCGCGGCATTCCGATGTGTACCTGACGTGGGGTGAACCACCGGCCGCCGTCACGCAGAAGATCCAGTGGATCCGCCAGGAGGCCGAGAAGTACGGCCGCACAGTACGATTCGGAATCCGGCTGCACACCATTTCCCGCGACGACTCAGCGGCCGCGTGGGAGCAGGCCGATCGGTTGGTGGCGGCGCTCGACGAGGAAACCGTCCGCAAGGCCCAAGAAGGACTGGCGCGCAGCCAGTCCGAGGGACAGCGACGGATGCTGGCTCTGCACGAGGCCAACCGCGCCAACGGTACCTGGAGCGACGCACGCGCCCTCGAGATCGCACCGAACCTGTGGTCGGGCGTGGGTCTGGTGCGCGGCGGCGCAGGAACTGCGTTGGTGGGCAGCCACACCGAGGTCGCCGACCGGATCGCCGAATACGCCGACATCGGAATCGACGAGTTCATCTTCTCGGGCTACCCGCATCTGGAAGAGCTGTTCTGGTTCGGCGAGGGCGTGGTGCCGATCCTGCGCGAGCGCGGACTGTTCAATGCCGGGGCGCCGGAGGAGCCAAGTGTCTCCATCCCATTCGTGGGCGCATCGCGCTAA
- a CDS encoding TetR/AcrR family transcriptional regulator, translating to MRRHGWAGDIPVDDEEAIRRIVEVARASIDATGTVTVSDVATKLGITRQTVYRYFPTLDALLAGTAMSAVGGFLDRLARDLQAITDPTTAVVEGIAYTLEQLPADRYLSLVMEPGRASAFAAGVTSETAISFGRMILERFNIDWDSAGFSGRRLDELVEFMLRTVQSFILDPGGPDRHGKELRAFLRRWVAPAVEQQSTKGPSRVSGR from the coding sequence ATGCGCAGACACGGGTGGGCGGGCGATATACCCGTCGACGACGAGGAGGCGATCCGCCGCATCGTCGAGGTGGCCCGCGCATCCATCGACGCGACCGGCACCGTCACGGTCTCCGACGTGGCTACCAAACTCGGCATCACGCGCCAGACGGTGTACCGCTACTTCCCCACTCTGGACGCACTGTTGGCGGGGACGGCGATGTCGGCGGTCGGCGGATTCCTCGACCGGCTGGCCCGCGACCTGCAGGCGATCACCGACCCGACCACCGCCGTCGTCGAGGGCATCGCGTACACCTTGGAGCAGCTGCCCGCCGACCGCTACCTGAGTCTTGTCATGGAGCCGGGACGGGCCAGCGCGTTCGCCGCGGGAGTCACCTCGGAGACAGCCATCTCGTTCGGCCGGATGATCCTGGAGCGCTTCAACATCGACTGGGACTCAGCCGGTTTCAGCGGGCGGCGACTCGACGAACTCGTCGAGTTCATGCTGCGAACAGTGCAGTCGTTCATCCTCGATCCCGGCGGCCCGGATCGCCACGGAAAAGAGTTGCGCGCCTTCCTTCGTCGCTGGGTCGCACCTGCTGTCGAGCAGCAGAGCACGAAAGGACCGTCACGAGTCAGCGGACGCTGA
- a CDS encoding aromatic ring-hydroxylating oxygenase subunit alpha, protein MTAVVEGPVNNQDVELTRRALRHAIDKTTDMAPRELKVPLHYYRDPKITEIEESQILRRVPLAIVPSAQLPNANDYLVRSVLGDSLLVTRDRDGVSHVFLNYCRHRGAMPACGSGNASRFVCPYHAWSYRNTGELFMVPGKAGFDSMDKADYGMVELPNEERHGFIWAVLTADASIDVDAHLGPIGSELELMNYAAYGYHTDKEFQSQVSWKGALEAFAEGYHFPFVHGESVIGQNTLPDTGVYDEFGKHHRIGFPFNWVTNLADDPSGSWDPHQNMGVIYWIYPNLILANSPIGVEIIDILPAGEPTRCSVRHSWMGRVPATNDEMRAVYDQVYDGVHAAVVDEDFAMLPQCGEGVRHGQHDHMLIGRNEIGVQHMIRVFAHELGVALE, encoded by the coding sequence ATGACGGCTGTCGTCGAAGGTCCGGTCAACAACCAAGACGTGGAACTGACCCGGCGCGCACTGCGGCACGCGATCGACAAGACCACCGACATGGCGCCGCGCGAACTGAAGGTGCCGTTGCACTACTACCGCGACCCGAAGATCACCGAGATCGAAGAATCGCAGATCCTGCGCCGCGTGCCGCTGGCGATCGTTCCGTCGGCGCAACTACCCAACGCCAACGACTACCTCGTGCGGTCGGTGCTGGGCGACTCGCTGCTGGTGACCCGCGACCGCGACGGTGTCAGCCACGTCTTCCTCAACTACTGCCGACACCGTGGCGCCATGCCGGCCTGCGGGTCAGGCAACGCGTCGCGGTTCGTGTGCCCCTATCACGCGTGGAGCTACCGCAACACCGGCGAACTATTCATGGTGCCCGGCAAAGCGGGCTTCGACTCGATGGACAAGGCCGACTACGGAATGGTCGAGTTGCCGAATGAAGAACGGCACGGGTTCATCTGGGCGGTGCTCACCGCGGACGCGAGCATCGACGTCGACGCCCACCTCGGTCCGATCGGATCCGAGCTCGAGCTGATGAACTACGCCGCCTACGGCTATCACACCGATAAGGAGTTCCAGTCCCAGGTGTCGTGGAAGGGCGCGCTGGAAGCCTTCGCCGAGGGGTATCACTTCCCATTTGTCCACGGGGAGAGCGTGATCGGCCAGAACACCCTGCCCGACACCGGGGTGTACGACGAGTTCGGCAAGCACCATCGGATCGGCTTCCCGTTCAATTGGGTCACCAACCTCGCCGACGATCCGTCGGGATCCTGGGACCCGCACCAGAACATGGGCGTCATCTACTGGATCTACCCCAATTTGATTCTGGCCAACAGCCCGATCGGCGTGGAGATCATCGACATCCTGCCCGCCGGGGAGCCGACCCGGTGCTCAGTGCGGCACAGCTGGATGGGGCGGGTCCCGGCGACCAACGACGAGATGCGTGCCGTCTACGACCAGGTGTACGACGGTGTGCACGCTGCCGTCGTCGACGAGGATTTCGCGATGCTGCCGCAGTGCGGCGAGGGTGTCCGGCACGGCCAGCACGACCATATGCTGATCGGCCGCAACGAGATTGGCGTCCAGCACATGATCAGAGTGTTCGCCCACGAACTGGGCGTGGCCCTCGAGTAG
- a CDS encoding carboxymuconolactone decarboxylase family protein, translated as MADDLDVVLTQLVVQSPADLQRIVGLVRTTCGETLSLTPLPAQTPVRAPESDAEKVVAEFAEQFSIDVSAISDRQREALTTALGAASFAAVIQMFFADFLPRVRNGLEVLGLPVSWVPDEPVWDSGIDAADVLFNGLLPGVARLKSLDPVTTEVVRLRGAVAHNCRLCKSLREGNALDAGGSESMYDDIEHYESSELLSDAHKAALRYADALIWSPARISPAVASAVREHFSHEQARELTLDVMRNASNKIAVSLKADQARVAEGTERYFIDADGQTVFA; from the coding sequence ATGGCCGATGATCTTGACGTAGTGCTGACCCAGCTGGTGGTGCAGTCACCGGCCGACCTGCAGCGCATTGTGGGACTGGTCCGCACCACCTGTGGCGAAACGCTGTCGCTGACGCCGTTGCCCGCGCAGACACCGGTGCGCGCGCCGGAGTCGGACGCCGAGAAGGTGGTGGCCGAGTTCGCCGAGCAGTTCAGCATCGACGTCTCGGCGATCTCCGATCGGCAGCGGGAAGCGTTGACGACTGCCCTGGGTGCGGCGAGCTTCGCGGCGGTAATCCAGATGTTCTTCGCCGACTTCCTCCCCAGGGTGCGCAACGGTCTGGAGGTGCTGGGCCTGCCGGTGAGCTGGGTGCCTGACGAGCCGGTGTGGGATTCGGGTATCGACGCGGCCGACGTGTTGTTCAACGGGCTGCTGCCGGGGGTGGCGAGGCTGAAGTCGTTGGATCCGGTGACCACGGAGGTGGTGCGGCTGCGTGGGGCGGTCGCGCACAACTGCCGGTTGTGCAAGTCACTGCGGGAGGGCAACGCCCTCGACGCCGGCGGCAGCGAGTCGATGTACGACGACATCGAGCACTACGAGTCCTCCGAGCTGCTTTCCGACGCGCACAAGGCGGCGTTGCGCTATGCCGACGCGTTGATCTGGTCACCGGCGCGCATCAGCCCGGCGGTGGCTTCCGCTGTGCGGGAACACTTCTCCCATGAGCAGGCCCGCGAACTGACATTGGACGTGATGCGCAATGCCAGCAACAAGATCGCGGTGTCGTTGAAGGCCGACCAGGCCCGCGTCGCCGAGGGCACCGAGCGCTACTTCATCGACGCCGACGGTCAGACCGTCTTCGCCTGA